The DNA window CCAGTCGAGACGGCCCTGTTCCACGAGCACGAGCTCCATGCCGGGATTCTTGTGCGGGTACATCATTTTATTCTCAATATGCCCGTAGCTGATGATTTCTGTTAATTCAGTCATGTCGGAAAATTACCACTGGACAGATATGGAAGCAAGACTGCTCGGATTGTGGTCCACTCCTCTCTTCATAAAGGAGAGCAGTTCCTGAACACCCTGGAGATGGGTGTTTCAGGACGAAGAGGATATGAAACTTAATAAACAGACGGCTTACCTTTGGTTCATCTGTATTATAGCCGGTGCTGGAGGGATTCTTTTCGGATACGACGCCATTGTGGTTTCGGGAACGAATTCGCAGGTTAAGGAACTCTTTTCCTTTTCCCCTTTTCAGCAGGGTTTTTATGTCAGCTGTGTTTTGCTCGGTTGCGGGCTTGGTTCTTTTATCGCCGGTTTCATTGCTGATGCTATGGGAAGAAAAAGTCTCGTTGTACTGGCTTCGGTTATGATTTTCATCTCCGCTGTCTGGAGTGGACTCGCTGCTAATGCAACACATCTGATTTTAGCCCGCATGATCGGTGGTATCGGTATCGGAGCGGCCACCATGGTTTGTCCTTTGTATATTTCAGAAGTTGCTCCAGAGGAACATCGCGGCCGCATGGTCACTCTTTATCAATTTACGATTACCATAGGACTGCTGGCCTGTGTGCTGGTCAACTGGGGGATTTATTACTATGCAGAGATTAATCAGAACAATGAGATGCTTCCGCGTTTCTGGAAGTGGTTTGCTGTGGATCAGAACTGGAGGATCATGTTTTCCGCCGAGGCGGTGCCGGGCATTCTGTTTCTGATCTGTACAGCAGTGCTGCCTGAGACTCCGCGCTGGCTCTCCAAAAACGGACAGAAGGAAAAAGCGTTTAAGGTCCTGACCCGAATCAACGGTGCAGAGCGTGCTGCGGAGATTGAAGCGGAAATTGAAGCGACACTGATTGATGAATCCAATATACGGCTGCGGGATCTGTTTACGCCCAGGCTTCGCAGGCCGCTGATCTATTCTGCATTAATCTGCTTTTTTGCCGAAGCCTGTGGTGCTGCAGCCATGTTTTATTTCGGGCCGGATATTCTGGAGGCTGCCGGATTCGGACTGGGCGGGGCATTGGGCGGATTCGGAACAATCGCAGTTGTTAACTTTTTCGCATCAATGGCTGCGCTTAAATTCATGGATAGCTGGGGGAGGAAGAAGCTGCTGTTTATCGGTTCTGCAGGAGCGATGATTTCTCAGGTTGTGGTCGGTACACTTTTTCTGATGGGGAATACGGGGTGGCCGATTGTGATTGCGGTGAATGCTTTCATTGCCTTCTTCTCCTGCTCACTGGGACCGGTTAAATTTGTTTTCATTTCGGAAGTTTTTCCGAACCGGATTCGCGGAAAAGCAATCTCTGTGGCGAGCCTTTCCATCTGGTTGAGCAGTGCATTGGTTGCTCAGCTGTTTCCGGTGATGCGGGCGAATATACCGACTGCTGCAATCTTTTATATATTTGCATTCATGCTGTTAATCTACCTTCCGGTCATCCATTTCGTTCTGCCGGAGACCAAGGGAAAAAGTATCGAGGAACTGGAACGAACTTTTTTGCAGGCGTGAGTTATGAAACGCTATGGATCAATCACCGGGCTGAAACCGGAAAAAGCCGACTGCTACAAAAAACTGCATGCTGCATCCTGGCCTTCTGTTCAACGGATGATTTCAGAATGCCATATTCAGAACTATTCAATTTTTATGAAAGAGATCGACGGAAACCTTTATCTCTTCAGCTATTTTGAATACTCGGGGTCGGATTTTGAAGCCGATATGCAGAAAATGGCTTCTGATCCAGAGACTCAGCGCTGGTGGAAAGAGACGGATCCCTGTCAGCTGCCCTTACCCGATGCCGCGGGACGGGGTGAAATCTGGTCTGTAGCCGAAGAAGTTTTTCATCAGGATTAAACAAGGAATGATTATGACATCACGGGAACGCGTACTTGCAGCAATCAATCATCAGTCCGCCGATCAGCTTCCAGTAGATCTGGGGTCGAATCCGAGTTCCGGAATTTCGGCCATGGGCTACAATAAGCTCAAGAAGGCTCTGGGCATCCAGGGCGGTCATACTCGGATTTATGATGTGGTGCAACAGCTGGCACAGCCCGAAATGGAAGTGCTGGATGCCTTGGGTTGCGATGTGCTGGATATCGGCCGAATCTTTAATACGGCGGATGAGGACTGGTATGACATTACGCTGCCGGATGGAACGCCGGCGCAGTATCCCAAATGGTTTCGCCCGCTGAAACGTTCGGATGGGGCGTGGGAAGTGGAACGCAATGGTGAAGTGATTGCCCGTATGCCGCCGGACGGTGCTTTTTTCGATCAGACCTGGTTTCCGTATGAAGAGGATTATCCGGAAAGCTATGATCATCTTGACGACGCCATGAACATGGTTCTCTGGCAGTCAATGGCGCACAGCCCGTGGGATCATGCCGACGATCCGAAGTTCTGGACCACGTTGCGTGAAAATACCCTGCGGTTGCGGGACGAGAGCGATAAAGCCCTGATGATTGTCTGCGGATGCAATCTCTTTGAGTGGGGCACGTTTTTGAGAAAGCTCGATAATTTTCTGATGGATCTGCTGACAGAGCCCGAAGCCGTGACGGGATTGTTGGACGAACTGATGAAGCGCCATCTCCGGACGCTGGAAAAAGTGTGCGAGGCAGTGGGCGACTGCTGCGATATTCTGCGTTTCGGCGATGATCTGGGGACAACCGGTGGACTGTTTATGCCGCCGGATACCTATCGTGAACTGTTTAAACCGCACC is part of the Pontiella agarivorans genome and encodes:
- a CDS encoding sugar porter family MFS transporter, which produces MKLNKQTAYLWFICIIAGAGGILFGYDAIVVSGTNSQVKELFSFSPFQQGFYVSCVLLGCGLGSFIAGFIADAMGRKSLVVLASVMIFISAVWSGLAANATHLILARMIGGIGIGAATMVCPLYISEVAPEEHRGRMVTLYQFTITIGLLACVLVNWGIYYYAEINQNNEMLPRFWKWFAVDQNWRIMFSAEAVPGILFLICTAVLPETPRWLSKNGQKEKAFKVLTRINGAERAAEIEAEIEATLIDESNIRLRDLFTPRLRRPLIYSALICFFAEACGAAAMFYFGPDILEAAGFGLGGALGGFGTIAVVNFFASMAALKFMDSWGRKKLLFIGSAGAMISQVVVGTLFLMGNTGWPIVIAVNAFIAFFSCSLGPVKFVFISEVFPNRIRGKAISVASLSIWLSSALVAQLFPVMRANIPTAAIFYIFAFMLLIYLPVIHFVLPETKGKSIEELERTFLQA
- a CDS encoding L-rhamnose mutarotase, giving the protein MKRYGSITGLKPEKADCYKKLHAASWPSVQRMISECHIQNYSIFMKEIDGNLYLFSYFEYSGSDFEADMQKMASDPETQRWWKETDPCQLPLPDAAGRGEIWSVAEEVFHQD
- a CDS encoding uroporphyrinogen decarboxylase family protein, with product MTSRERVLAAINHQSADQLPVDLGSNPSSGISAMGYNKLKKALGIQGGHTRIYDVVQQLAQPEMEVLDALGCDVLDIGRIFNTADEDWYDITLPDGTPAQYPKWFRPLKRSDGAWEVERNGEVIARMPPDGAFFDQTWFPYEEDYPESYDHLDDAMNMVLWQSMAHSPWDHADDPKFWTTLRENTLRLRDESDKALMIVCGCNLFEWGTFLRKLDNFLMDLLTEPEAVTGLLDELMKRHLRTLEKVCEAVGDCCDILRFGDDLGTTGGLFMPPDTYRELFKPHHTRLNAFVHENSQMKTFLHSCGSIYRIMPDLIEAGYDIINPVQTNCFEMEPERLKKEFGDQISFWGGGCDTASVLNKATPAGVREHVLERCELFGRGGGFIFNTIHNILPEVPAENTIAAFDAVKEFNQR